One window of the Leishmania panamensis strain MHOM/PA/94/PSC-1 chromosome 16 sequence genome contains the following:
- a CDS encoding kinesin, putative (TriTrypDB/GeneDB-style sysID: LpmP.16.1430.B~disrupted due to non-sequenced internal amino acid repeat): MEFKRSNSSRGPLASGRRGQPLTSGRRGHAVGVATPKRSTTPLKKSSTNDTPTPSAAPGAAAASARSPAPPLPPRMSEPQSARYATQEPSGLPNATTFERSASGTGSKGAFKRSITAVGMRRAEAIKHNNRVSVYVRVRAFREDETSGPMGQLAVNMDDSAVEVTVPKKGRFTFGFDGCFWSNDRACPSGKAPASQEDVFDEVGRPLVENALAGYNAAVMAYGQTGSGKTFTSFGPPGSIGTSQEGLIPRVCNMIFARAANSAQKGVTYTVSASMLEVYLEDVFDLLNHRKQLSVRNDFTSNTFSVVGQKTVSVKSYKDVLVVLNKAEPLRTFAATNIHDHSSRAHTLFMLEVQTHFDAPELAPRCAKILLADLAGCERIRLAGTEEGLAFEQARNINLSLLALGSCIEAVATRGRNNSRSIPEFRNSTLTKLLKDYIGGNSISTMMVTISPGEHDANLSVQTLRFADRAKQITTHARVNTVDPEQARQDGCDLGEQWRDEYLRKKEALYAEYQLKGTIEKLLARIADLEAKLRECADDELALHLTTEIEGLQKALTEADYQMGLQRQILYGEFLMLEDELRDMNTKMQEMKDEHEEAMEGVLGEEAGRFEDMKRGYEARLRALRDESDAALGASADEIAALRRLVAELQERLAAKEAECADVLDRLAALQAKYDADTSAGERARGELEDQLRSMRALLLEQEGASLELRKQIEERDAQLATVEKHLEETHTQATTLTDQLTAATRAAAERKEELERELQALQSVVEELRTDMASTEETLQETSTKLA, from the coding sequence atgGAGTTTAAGCGCTCAAACTCGTCTCGCGGGCCTCTCGCGTCCGGTCGCCGTGGTCAGCCCCTCACATCCGGTCGCCGTGGCCACGCCGTCGGTGTGGCCACACCGAAACGCTCCACCACCCCTCTAAAGAAAAGCTCCACAAACGATACTCCCACACCTTCAGCAGCCCCCGGggctgcagccgcttctGCTAGGAgccctgcaccgccgctgccgccacgcatGTCGGAGCCGCAATCGGCGCGTTACGCGACGCAGGAGCCCTCTGGTCTCCCAAATGCCACAACCTTCGAGCGCAGTGCCTCTGGGACCGGCAGCAAAGGCGCTTTTAAGCGCTCCATCACGGCTGTTGGCATGCGCCGCGCCGAGGCAATTAAGCACAACAACCGCGTGagcgtgtatgtgcgtgtgcgcgcgttcCGTGAGGACGAGACGAGCGGGCCCATGGGCCAGCTGGCGGTGAACATGGACGACAGCGCAGTGGAGGTAACGGTGCCAAAGAAGGGCCGCTTCACGTTTGGCTTCGACGGGTGCTTCTGGAGCAACGACCGCGCGTGCCCGTCTGGGAAGGCGCCGGCGTCGCAGGAGGACGTGTTCGACGAGGTTGGGCGACCGCTTGTGGAGAACGCGCTGGCGGGGTACAACGCTGCGGTGATGGCGTACGGGCAGACGGGGAGCGGGAAGACGTTCACGTCGTTCGGGCCGCCGGGGTCGATTGGGACGTCGCAGGAGGGTCTGATCCCGCGCGTCTGCAACATGATCTTCGCGCGCGCGGCGAACAGCGCGCAGAAAGGCGTGACGTACACGGTGTCTGCGTCAATGCTGGAGGTGTACCTGGAGGACGTGTTCGACCTGCTGAATCACCGCAAGCAGCTGAGCGTGCGGAACGACTTCACGAGCAACACGTTCAGCGTTGTTGGGCAGAAGACGGTGTCTGTGAAGAGCTACAAGGACGTGCTTGTGGTGCTGAACAAGGCGGAGCCGCTGCGGACGTTCGCGGCGACGAACATCCACGACCACTCgtcgcgcgcacacacgctgtTCATGCTGGAGGTGCAGACGCACTTTGACGCGCCGGAGCTTGCTCCGCGGTGCGCGAAGATCCTGCTTGCGGACCTCGCGGGGTGCGAGCGGATCCGGCTTGCGGGAACGGAGGAGGGGCTGGCGTTCGAGCAGGCGCGCAACATCAACCTGTCGCTGCTCGCGCTGGGGTCGTGCATCGAGGCGGTTGCGACGCGCGGGCGGAACAACTCGCGGTCGATCCCGGAGTTCCGCAACAGCACGCTGAcgaagctgctgaaggacTACATTGGCGGGAACAGCATCTCGACGATGATGGTGACGATCTCGCCGGGCGAGCACGACGCGAACCTGTCTGTGCAGACGCTGCGGTTTGCTGACCGCGCGAAGCAGATCacgacgcacgcgcgcgtgaaCACGGTGGACCCGGAGCAGGCGAGGCAGGACGGGTGCGACCTGGGCGAGCAGTGGCGCGACGAGTATctgaggaagaaggaggcaCTCTACGCGGAGTACCAGCTGAAGGGGACGATCGAGAAGCTGCTTGCGCGGATCGCGGACctggaggcgaagctgcgcgagtgCGCTGACGACGAGCTTGCACTGCACCTGACGACGGAGATCGAAGGgctgcagaaggcgctgACGGAGGCAGACTATCAGAtggggctgcagcggcagatcCTGTACGGCGAGTTTCTGATGCTGGAGgacgagctgcgcgacaTGAACACCAAGATGCAGGAGATGAAGGATgagcacgaggaggcgatggagggcGTTCTTGGCGAGGAGGCCGGGCGGTTCGAGGACATGAAGCGCGGATACgaggcgcggctgcgcgcgctgcgggACGAAAGTGATGCAGCGCTCGGTGCGTCCGCGGACGAGattgcggcgctgcggcggctggtGGCGGAGCTTCAGGAGCGCCTCgcagcgaaggaggcggagtGCGCAGATGTTCTGGATCGGCTAGCTGCCCTACAGGCGAAGTACGACGCGGACACCTCTGCCGGCGAGCGCGCTCGTGGTGAGCTGGAGGATCAGCTGAGGTCCatgcgcgcgctgctcttAGAGCAGGAGGGCGCATCGTTagagctgcgcaagcagATCGAGGAGCGCGACGCACAGCTCGCCACAGTGGAGAAGCACCTggaagagacgcacacgcaggccaCCACGCTCACAGATCAGCTTACAGCTGCGacacgcgcagcggcggaaCGCAAGGAGGAGCTTGAGCGGGAGCTACAGGCCTTACAGagtgtggtggaggagctgcgcacggACATGGCCAGCAccgaggagacgctgcaggagacaTCCACCAAGCTCGCTGA
- a CDS encoding kinesin, putative (TriTrypDB/GeneDB-style sysID: LpmP.16.1440~disrupted due to non-sequenced internal amino acid repeat), translated as TEETLQETSAKLADTEDTLQETSAKLADTEETLQETSAKLAETEDTLQETSAKLAETEDTLQETAGKLAETEETLSLEVISVKEQLRAAQVLSEQQCVYLDHVMAYVGASYSVILDGLTELQWMAVEDMVMQTSSVVRRVSQAAHDEVERMKEMCNIADDNYKMTAERFDILRRILGKIDQDVKEASVEIDGQERRQSDSSRATPHRLGDVSNRENSMERKSSA; from the coding sequence GAccgaggagacgctgcaggagacaTCCGCCAAGCTGGCCGACACCGAGgacacgctgcaggagacgtCCGCCAAGCTGGCCGACAccgaggagacgctgcaggagacgtCCGCCAAGCTGGCTGAGACCGAGGACACGCTGCAAGAGACATCCGCCAAGCTGGCTGAGACCGAGgacacgctgcaggagacaGCCGGCAAGCTCGCTGAGACCGAGGAGACACTTTCTTTGGAAGTGATATCTGTGAAAGAGCAACTTCGTGCTGCACAAGTGCTGAGCGAGCAGCAGTGTGTTTACCTTGACCACGTGATGGCGTATGTTGGTGCATCGTACAGTGTTATTCTGGATGGGCTGACAGAGCTGCAGTGGATGGCTGTTGAGGATATGGTGATGCAGACCAGCTCTGTTGTCCGCCGTGTGAGCCAAGCTGCACAtgacgaggtggagcgcaTGAAGGAGATGTGCAACATTGCGGATGACAACTACAAAATGACGGCAGAGCGATTTGACATCCTGCGGCGCATTCTTGGCAAGATCGACCAAGATGTGAAGGAGGCGAGTGTGGAGATCGACGGTCAGGAGCGGCGACAAAGCGACTCTTCTCGCGCGACGCCGCATCGCTTGGGTGACGTGTCGAACCGCGAGAACAGCATGGAGCGGAAGTCATCGGCGTAG
- a CDS encoding hypothetical protein (TriTrypDB/GeneDB-style sysID: LpmP.16.1450) — protein sequence MGVCCSKSKHSNVGKHTKTKEHAAANSSFKSMQSTARRFQPIAFDVVVPEDANTTAISPHRGTRDADGEVNNCSGTLSDASLHTMRDTSVAIERSGNIYDPMSETLNNMNFTNSFRAVDRTAVQKFMRSVARLAERSNNKGTLLEESMLNASMGLETSVANRSILGGPNTSTILQEDLDYIAAGATLPDRMARLEEVERLLRRSIEGSWSVDSMLMQLACCQIVPTLRQRRRPWSAGKSAPQNQSTGAQRKSKRQPVLVIYAQGLQMDASISMPPASVTPSRTSPTIPSELPTFNGIDGKETSANNPSLVLSRSRSRLSVSPAGTKVQQYEMLALMCRDIDPHKVDTALVENDTWDFLSVKSATAALNEGRCIFRFMCGSLAEADSETMGIVDAIINLSSFADEVTENNTPKVDVHDSEDMTKYIGIHVKAMYMLPGIMLKDITKSLVVSTEYQKACQPSENKVQDCDIEDTFRLTLTVIRFVFSLTIQFKVSEITDPAVLLSLSVCDGIVPGKAIMLERTKRNIEKVDATAKVRSLLLYYPVNDGVLVNNHTVVLNTSLPKVVSKIMNTFGSHGAAQSVQTAKLTREYLLKRFGDARAKE from the coding sequence atgggtgtgtgctgcagcaaATCTAAGCACAGTAATGTCGGGAAGCACACCAAGACGAAGGAGCACGCCGCCGCAAACAGCAGCTTCAAGTCGATGCAAAGCACTGCGCGACGCTTCCAACCGATAGCCTTTGATGTTGTCGTCCCCGAGGACGCGAACACAACTGCTATCTCCCCGCATCGTGGCACCCGTGATGCCGATGGCGAGGTGAACAACTGCAGCGGCACTCTGTCCGACGCCAGCCTTCACACGATGCGCGACACTAGCGTTGCCATCGAGCGCAGTGGTAACATCTACGACCCGATGAGCGAGACACTCAACAACATGAACTTCACGAACAGCTTCCGTGCCGTGGACAGGACAGCAGTTCAGAAGTTCATGAGAAGTGTGGCACGGCTCGCGgagcgcagcaacaacaaaggGACTCTGCTGGAGGAGAGCATGCTCAATGCCAGCATGGGGTTAGAAACCAGTGTGGCCAACCGGTCCATACTGGGCGGTCCCAACACAAGCACCATCCTACAGGAAGACCTCGACTAcatcgctgctggcgcgacGCTGCCGGACCGCATGGCGCGCCTGGAGGAGGTCGAGAGGTTGCTGCGACGGTCCATCGAGGGATCCTGGAGCGTGGACTCGATGTTGATGCAACTGGCGTGCTGCCAAATTGTCCCgacgctgcgccagcggcgccgtccaTGGTCAGCCGGCAAGAGCGCCCCTCAGAATCAGAGCACCGGCGCTCAGCGTAAAAGCAAGCGCCAGCCAGTACTTGTCATTTATGCTCAAGGGCTACAGATGGATGCATCCATTTCCATGCCCCCCGCATCCGTCACCCCCTCTCGTACCTCGCCTACTATACCAAGCGAGTTACCAACGTTCAACGGGATCGACGGCAAAGAGACCAGTGCCAACAACCCCTCGTTGGTGCTCAGCAGATCGAGGTCTCGCTTGAGCGTGTCACCTGCTGGCACGAAGGTGCAGCAGTACGAAATGCTGGCCCTGATGTGCCGCGATATTGACCCTCACAAGGTCGACACCGCTTTGGTAGAGAATGACACGTGGGACTTTCTCTCCGTGAAAAGTGCTACTGCCGCCCTCAACGAAGGTCGATGCATATTCCGCTTCATGTGCGGCTCCCTGGCAGAGGCGGATAGCGAGACGATGGGCATCGTCGACGCCATCATCAACCTCAGCTCCTTCGCTGACGAGGTGACAGAGAACAACACGCCAAAAGTGGACGTCCACGACAGCGAGGACATGACAAAGTACATCGGCATCCATGTAAAGGCGATGTACATGCTGCCGGGCATCATGCTGAAGGATATCACGAAGAGCCTGGTGGTGTCCACAGAGTACCAGAAGGCATGCCAGCCTTCCGAGAACAAGGTTCAGGACTGCGATATCGAGGACACATTCCGCCTCACCCTGACGGTCATCCGCTTTGTCTTCAGTCTCACCATTCAGTTCAAGGTGTCAGAGATCACCGAcccggcagtgctgctgtcgctctccGTGTGCGACGGGATAGTCCCTGGCAAGGCGATCATGCTGGAGCGAACGAAGCGAAATATTGAGAAGGTTGACGCAACAGCAAAGGTGCGGTCTCTTTTGCTCTATTACCCCGTCAACGATGGCGTCTTGGTGAACAACCACACTGTCGTGCTCAACACGTCACTGCCAAAGGTCGTGTCAAAGATTATGAACACCTTCGGATCGCACGGTGCGGCGCAGTCCGTACAGACAGCGAAGCTGACGCGCGAGTACCTGCTGAAGCGGTTCGGTGATGCCCGAGCGAAGGAATAG